From the Eleutherodactylus coqui strain aEleCoq1 chromosome 7, aEleCoq1.hap1, whole genome shotgun sequence genome, one window contains:
- the LOC136573178 gene encoding protein-lysine 6-oxidase-like: protein MPPFLFFPLLLLLFSRGAHQDGPRGSWRRRFHWETNGRVFSLQSSGSDHRVGSFYISEIHNPAHPRRYPGPQRGGLRSSSSRQGIMNQHRAITQKNDVLVRTSTSEEMQEVSTTQRSLVPQMNTLQRSNVTQVYPTLHKGDLQPSTYQVVLTEATSTPRSEATQGLPMQRSDVTELGQGMLTTRNIVTKGNLVQTSKDTPWTSTQRNAITPAEATTISGIRIPQVNGTLQRSSPTHRTAPHRNAITHTELIQGTASNQRDVSPANSNDVSHEVLASIQHLGPPPAIQRIVGGESRSPQRSGNSVQTNSVPRGRRPGTRRYHSGLPDLVPDALFIQSATYVQRAPLYSLQCAAEEHCLARSAYSSGISEISSRILLRFPQRVKNRGTGDFLPVKPRPTWEWHSCHQHYHSMDSFSHYDLLDSATHRKVAEGHKASFCLEDTSCDLGVRRRYACTAHTQGLSPGCYDTYHANIDCQWIDITDIPPGKYILKVSVNPNFQVLESDFSNNAVQCELTYTGRHVITRNCHLSSI, encoded by the exons ATGCCTCCTTTCTTATTTTTTCCATTGCTTCTACTGCTCTTCTCTCGTGGAGCACATCAGGATGGACCAAGAGGTTCCTGGCGTCGCAGGTTTCACTGGGAAACTAATGGGAGAGTTTTTAGCCTCCAGAGTTCAGGCTCTGACCACAGAGTTGGCTCCTTCTACATCTCTGAGATTCATAATCCTGCTCACCCAAGGAGGTATCCAGGACCACAGCGAGGGGGTTTAAGAAGTAGTAGCAGCAGACAAGGAATCATGAACCAACATAGAGCCATAACGCAAAAGAATGATGTTCTAGTGAGAACGTCTACAAGCGAGGAAATGCAGGAAGTTTCCACTACACAAAGAAGTTTAGTCCCTCAGATGAACACACTCCAGAGAAGTAATGTCACACAAGTCTATCCTACTTTACACAAAGGGGACCTGCAACCCTCTACTTACCAGGTTGTGCTCACTGAGGCAACCAGTACGCCGAGGAGTGAAGCCACACAAGGATTACCGATGCAAAGGAGTGATGTGACGGAGTTGGGCCAAGGAATGCTTACGACAAGGAATATTGTAACAAAGGGAAATCTAGTACAAACAAGCAAGGACACTCCATGGACTAGTACTCAGAGAAACGCAATAACTCCAGCTGAAGCTACTACAATTAGTGGCATACGTATTCCTCAAGTGAATGGAACTCTGCAGAGGAGTTCTCCGACTCATCGAACTGCTCCTCACAGGAATGCTATCACTCATACTGAGCTTATTCAAGGCACAGCTTCCAATCAAAGAGATGTATCCCCTGCAAACTCTAATGATGTTTCACATGAAGTACTGGCATCTATCCAGCATCTAGGGCCTCCACCAGCCATACAGAGAATTGTAGGTGGTGAATCTAGAAGCCCACAGAGGAGCGGGAATTCGGTACAGACCAATTCAGTCCCAAGAGGCCGGCGACCTGGAACAAGACGCTATCATTCCG GACTTCCTGATCTCGTCCCGGATGCGCTCTTCATCCAATCTGCCACGTATGTCCAGAGGGCTCCTTTATACAGTCTTCAGTGTGCAGCAGAAGAGCACTGCCTAGCCAG GTCCGCCTACTCATCGGGTATTTCAGAAATAAGTTCCAGAATTTTACTTCGTTTCCCTCAAAGAGTTAAAAACCGCGGCACGGGAGACTTCTTACCAGTGAAGCCGAGGCCTACATGGGAATGGCACAGCTGCCACCA GCATTATCACAGTATGGACTCCTTCAGTCATTATGACCTCCTGGACTCGGCGACCCATCGAAAGGTGGCAGAAGGTCACAAGGCCAGCTTCTGCTTGGAGGATACCTCCTGTGATTTAGGAGTACGGAGGCGCTATGCCTGTACAGCCCACACCCAG GGACTGAGCCCGGGATGCTACGACACTTATCATGCCAACATTGATTGCCAATGGATTGACATCACAGATATTCCCCCAGGAAAATATATTCTCAAA GTCTCTGTGAACCCAAATTTCCAAGTCCTGGAGTCGGATTTCTCTAATAATGCAGTGCAATGTGAACTAACCTACACAGGAAGACATGTAATAACTCGGAATTGCCACCTTTCCAG CATCTGA